One genomic window of Corallococcus exiguus includes the following:
- a CDS encoding DUF6178 family protein has protein sequence MSQNGKTNGGGSPLAPREERQRLMRLSPRQRVAALFDAEDTPALVRSLPAEDLYVTIQEVGLADTTELVQLASPAQFRTFVDLGGWAKDKLDPHAVLTWLRAARGDEPEDFLRKVHAVDLEVVETLLKEFTVVHDLEENPDVNPQGMTMETPEGRYLVEVKVEGVEMSAMRALLNDLIAENPFEAVRLFEAVRWEIPSELEETAFQFRRARLSDLGFPSLEDALALFSRVDVPPRPTGPGTPALTATGGHLDYLEAAFRDLSDVERMNAEDELREVANAVLVAELGDPGDLDAVRRVGEWVRDYLSLGLEHLTGADPAKAPDVLRDTPLRRVFQVGFTLTLQLKYRADRLFKAPFMKLEDVPLVLPEEAAALEALRRKRPRRALRVPGAEPVPFRSLREVAGSEALLARAEGQVAALGALLGGSEDAAHTVLARFGVSLDVLGVERLWAAVVSMAVLEEGVDVRPVPLGRTVELGQRLFEGTPDAPRLRASAAERAVAALSPVVPEPAREELRRVVNVTLARLLSELGPAWLREGRLDLIASAVLPMESAPVP, from the coding sequence GTGTCCCAGAACGGCAAGACGAATGGTGGTGGTTCGCCCCTCGCGCCTCGCGAGGAGCGTCAGCGGTTGATGCGCCTGTCCCCGCGCCAGCGGGTGGCGGCGCTCTTCGACGCGGAGGACACGCCCGCGCTGGTGCGCTCGCTGCCCGCGGAGGACCTCTACGTCACCATCCAGGAGGTGGGGCTGGCGGACACGACGGAGCTCGTGCAGCTGGCGTCGCCCGCGCAGTTCCGCACCTTCGTGGACCTGGGCGGCTGGGCGAAGGACAAGCTGGATCCGCACGCGGTGCTCACCTGGCTGCGCGCCGCGCGCGGCGACGAGCCGGAGGACTTCCTGCGCAAGGTGCACGCGGTGGACCTGGAGGTGGTGGAGACGCTCCTCAAGGAGTTCACCGTCGTCCACGACCTGGAGGAGAACCCGGACGTCAACCCGCAGGGCATGACGATGGAGACCCCGGAAGGGCGCTACCTGGTGGAGGTGAAGGTGGAGGGCGTGGAGATGTCCGCCATGCGCGCGCTCCTCAATGACCTCATCGCGGAGAACCCCTTCGAAGCGGTGCGCCTCTTCGAGGCCGTGCGCTGGGAGATTCCCTCCGAGCTGGAGGAGACCGCGTTCCAGTTCCGCCGCGCGCGCCTGTCCGACCTGGGCTTCCCGTCGCTGGAGGACGCGCTCGCCCTCTTCAGCCGAGTGGACGTGCCGCCGCGCCCCACGGGGCCCGGGACGCCCGCGCTCACCGCCACGGGCGGCCACCTGGACTACCTGGAGGCGGCCTTCCGGGACCTGTCCGACGTGGAGCGGATGAACGCGGAGGACGAGCTGCGGGAAGTGGCCAACGCGGTGCTCGTCGCGGAGCTGGGCGACCCGGGCGACCTGGACGCCGTGCGCCGCGTGGGCGAATGGGTGCGCGACTACCTGTCGCTGGGCCTGGAGCACCTGACGGGCGCCGACCCCGCGAAGGCGCCGGACGTGCTGCGGGATACGCCCCTGCGCCGCGTCTTCCAGGTGGGCTTCACGCTGACGCTCCAGCTCAAGTACCGCGCGGATCGACTCTTCAAGGCACCCTTCATGAAGCTGGAGGACGTGCCGCTGGTGCTCCCGGAGGAGGCCGCCGCGCTGGAGGCCCTGCGGCGCAAGCGTCCCCGGCGGGCGCTGCGCGTCCCGGGCGCGGAGCCCGTTCCGTTCCGTTCGCTGCGGGAGGTGGCCGGTTCGGAAGCACTGCTCGCGCGCGCGGAGGGACAGGTGGCGGCGCTGGGCGCGCTCCTGGGCGGCTCCGAGGACGCGGCGCACACGGTGCTGGCGCGCTTCGGCGTGTCGCTGGACGTGCTGGGCGTGGAGCGGCTGTGGGCGGCGGTCGTGTCCATGGCCGTGCTGGAGGAGGGCGTGGACGTGCGGCCCGTGCCGCTGGGGCGCACGGTGGAGCTGGGCCAGCGCCTGTTCGAAGGCACTCCGGATGCACCTCGCCTGCGTGCGAGCGCGGCGGAGCGCGCGGTGGCGGCGCTTTCGCCCGTGGTTCCGGAGCCAGCGCGTGAGGAGCTGCGTCGGGTGGTGAACGTCACGCTGGCGCGGCTTTTGTCGGAGCTGGGGCCGGCGTGGCTGCGCGAGGGCCGTTTGGATCTGATCGCCTCCGCGGTCCTACCGATGGAGAGCGCCCCGGTCCCGTAG
- the yihA gene encoding ribosome biogenesis GTP-binding protein YihA/YsxC, which produces MIKILDSRFVTTAVELKGLPTDHGAEVAFVGRSNVGKSSMINALTNRRKLVRVSNTPGRTRTLNFFDIDLDRDGVRHTVRLADLPGYGFAKASKADKAQWQEMITTYLKNRHRLEVVVSIIDAEIGPTPEDMQTLDYLQEHNRRILVVATKVDRLTKAQRKPRLHKVAEQLELPREAVIPFSSTEKLGVEEVWGTLLDTFGKATRV; this is translated from the coding sequence TTGATCAAGATCCTCGATTCCCGCTTCGTCACCACCGCCGTGGAGCTCAAGGGGCTGCCCACGGACCACGGCGCGGAGGTGGCCTTCGTCGGCCGCTCCAACGTCGGCAAGTCGTCCATGATCAACGCCCTGACGAACCGGCGGAAGCTGGTGCGCGTGTCCAACACGCCGGGGCGTACCCGCACGCTCAACTTCTTCGACATCGACCTGGACCGCGACGGCGTGCGCCACACGGTGCGCCTGGCGGACCTGCCCGGCTACGGCTTCGCCAAGGCGAGCAAGGCGGACAAGGCCCAGTGGCAGGAGATGATCACCACCTACCTCAAGAACCGGCACCGGTTGGAGGTGGTGGTGAGCATCATCGACGCGGAGATTGGCCCCACGCCGGAGGACATGCAGACGCTGGACTACCTCCAGGAGCACAACCGCCGCATCCTCGTCGTGGCCACCAAGGTGGACCGGCTGACGAAGGCGCAGCGCAAGCCCCGGCTGCACAAGGTCGCGGAGCAACTGGAGCTGCCCCGCGAGGCGGTCATCCCGTTCTCCTCCACGGAGAAGCTGGGCGTGGAGGAGGTCTGGGGCACGCTGCTGGACACCTTCGGCAAGGCCACCCGCGTCTGA
- a CDS encoding multiheme c-type cytochrome — translation MSSRAFRVFSALLLAVSGGLAGAADFTGPDSCKGCHPEAYDAWMKSKHARATETLAEGQKKDARCLSCHAPDQAEQQLAAVTCETCHGGGQYYSPSYVMKDPELARLVGLVDPSEKQCRTCHDASSPSLRPFDFKEALKAIDHWSAERARKQQTRADAAPSTPAPATAKK, via the coding sequence ATGTCTTCTCGTGCCTTCCGGGTCTTTTCCGCCCTCTTGCTCGCCGTTTCCGGCGGCCTCGCCGGCGCCGCGGACTTCACGGGCCCCGACAGCTGCAAGGGCTGCCACCCGGAGGCGTACGACGCGTGGATGAAGTCCAAGCACGCCCGTGCGACCGAGACGCTGGCGGAAGGGCAGAAGAAGGACGCGCGCTGCCTGTCCTGCCACGCGCCGGACCAGGCGGAGCAGCAGCTGGCGGCCGTCACCTGCGAGACATGCCACGGCGGCGGGCAGTACTACTCGCCGTCCTACGTGATGAAGGACCCGGAGCTGGCGCGGCTGGTGGGGTTGGTGGACCCGTCGGAGAAGCAGTGCCGCACCTGCCATGACGCGTCCTCGCCGTCCCTGCGCCCGTTCGACTTCAAGGAAGCGCTGAAGGCCATCGACCACTGGTCCGCCGAGCGCGCTCGCAAGCAGCAGACCCGGGCGGACGCCGCCCCCTCCACGCCGGCTCCGGCCACGGCGAAGAAGTAA
- the coaE gene encoding dephospho-CoA kinase (Dephospho-CoA kinase (CoaE) performs the final step in coenzyme A biosynthesis.), with product MHVFGLTGGIASGKSTVSRMLRELGARVLDADVLAREVVEPGTPGLRRIDERFPGVVGPDGRLDRVKLGAHIFANAEERAALNAIVHPEIRALFLQKLQALEAEGVTHAVYDVPLLIETGLHQAMEGVAVVWVPREVQKARLMTRDGLLADQAEARLQAQMALDDKREHATWVIDNSGAPEATRPQVEAVWRAMLAHG from the coding sequence GTGCACGTCTTCGGACTGACGGGCGGCATCGCCTCCGGCAAGAGCACGGTGAGCCGGATGCTGCGGGAGCTGGGCGCGCGCGTGCTGGACGCGGACGTGCTCGCCCGCGAGGTGGTGGAGCCCGGCACGCCCGGCCTGAGGCGCATCGACGAGCGCTTCCCCGGCGTGGTGGGCCCCGACGGCCGCCTGGACCGGGTGAAGCTGGGTGCGCACATCTTCGCGAACGCCGAGGAGCGGGCCGCCCTCAACGCCATCGTGCACCCGGAGATACGCGCCCTCTTCCTCCAGAAGCTCCAGGCGTTGGAGGCGGAAGGGGTCACCCACGCCGTCTACGACGTGCCGCTGCTCATCGAAACGGGGCTGCACCAGGCCATGGAGGGCGTGGCCGTGGTGTGGGTGCCGCGCGAGGTGCAGAAGGCGCGGCTGATGACGCGCGACGGGCTCCTGGCGGACCAGGCGGAGGCGCGGCTCCAGGCGCAGATGGCGCTGGACGACAAGCGCGAGCACGCGACCTGGGTCATTGACAACAGCGGCGCGCCGGAGGCCACCCGCCCTCAGGTGGAGGCGGTGTGGCGGGCGATGCTCGCACACGGCTGA
- a CDS encoding SDR family oxidoreductase, translating to MSETSKTRQGPGTYFITGYPGFIGKRLVEHIAREDPKGHIYALVQPKAFKEAQSLAAKVKGARVELLTGDAVDMHLGLSGEEYQRLCERVTDIFHLAAVSQLGVPKETAWRVNVDGTRNLLELARDCENLSRFNHFSTCYVSGDRVGVIAEDELDRGQSFRNAYEETKFQAERLVQRASATLPVTIFRPSSVVGDSRTGEIDRFEGPYYLGILLVTSPLVVPLPLPGNGVAPLNVVPVDFVVEAVWRLSRDARAKGRIFHLVDPNPMSARRVYELIAEKSHKRLPRFNLSARAADVMLRLPVLEKLARPQRAAISYVNHLAIYNCHNTLELLDGTGVRCPPLSSYLDQLVAYVREQYKQRKEGAEVEDPLDHGPLPTSDEGAPAPRSRR from the coding sequence ATGAGCGAGACGTCCAAGACGCGGCAGGGCCCTGGCACCTACTTCATCACCGGCTACCCGGGCTTCATCGGCAAGCGGCTGGTGGAGCACATCGCGCGGGAGGACCCGAAGGGGCACATCTACGCGCTCGTGCAGCCCAAGGCCTTCAAGGAGGCGCAGTCGCTCGCGGCGAAGGTGAAGGGCGCGCGCGTGGAGCTGCTCACCGGTGACGCGGTGGACATGCACCTGGGCCTGTCCGGCGAGGAGTACCAGCGCCTGTGCGAACGGGTGACGGACATCTTCCACCTGGCTGCGGTATCGCAGCTGGGCGTGCCCAAGGAGACCGCGTGGCGGGTGAACGTGGACGGCACGCGCAACCTGCTGGAGCTGGCGCGCGACTGCGAGAACCTCTCCCGCTTCAACCACTTCTCCACCTGCTACGTGTCCGGCGACCGCGTGGGCGTCATCGCCGAGGACGAGCTGGACCGGGGCCAGTCCTTCCGCAACGCCTACGAGGAGACGAAGTTCCAGGCGGAGCGGCTGGTGCAGCGCGCCTCCGCCACCCTCCCCGTCACCATCTTCCGTCCGTCCAGCGTGGTGGGCGACTCGCGCACGGGCGAAATCGATCGCTTCGAGGGCCCCTACTACCTGGGCATCCTGCTCGTCACGTCCCCGCTGGTGGTGCCGCTGCCCCTGCCGGGCAACGGCGTGGCGCCGCTCAACGTCGTCCCGGTGGACTTCGTGGTGGAGGCCGTGTGGCGGCTGTCGCGTGACGCGCGCGCGAAGGGGCGCATCTTCCACCTGGTGGACCCCAACCCCATGAGCGCGCGGCGCGTGTACGAGCTCATCGCGGAGAAGTCCCACAAGCGGCTGCCGCGCTTCAACCTGTCCGCGCGCGCCGCGGACGTGATGCTGCGGCTGCCCGTGCTGGAGAAGCTGGCCCGGCCCCAGCGCGCCGCCATCAGCTACGTGAACCACCTGGCCATCTACAACTGCCACAACACGCTGGAGCTGCTCGACGGCACCGGCGTGCGGTGTCCCCCGCTGTCGTCGTACCTGGATCAGCTCGTCGCCTACGTGCGGGAACAGTACAAGCAGCGCAAGGAGGGCGCGGAGGTCGAGGATCCACTGGACCACGGTCCACTGCCCACTTCGGATGAAGGCGCGCCGGCACCGCGCTCGCGCCGCTGA
- a CDS encoding myxosortase-dependent M36 family metallopeptidase — MRLREKLLTSLLLVPIAGTSAWAKERSNFDAFLEQRDSRSLAVDSNTAVSRGLRIEQTEQRLGVPTFAWATQDGAQSKSVIRAGMTAENAARAHLQSVADNYRLTRDDVAGANLRSMHNTGKGAIIATFSQSVGGIPVFRNEIKVVMGQDLRLVAVSGYLAPSELALSARGKARAGYNLGAADAVSGAFKDLTGSGTQATSFINVGTKGDYTFFELAPATKSALPQDLATPARARQVYFMLAGNLEPAWYVEVNAGPKAARSSQYFGYVVSAATGKVLFRNDLTADAGTAFTYKVWADTASPFIPEDGPQGNDATPHPTGTKDGYQAPLNRPANDITLANSPYSKNDPWLPANATQTTGNNVDAYADLNAPDGFQPGTNDKRAETTSDNTFSYVYDTTKAPGSSTEQIKASVVNLFYVNNFLHDWFYDAGFDEASANAQAFNFGRGGVEGDPIQAQAQDYGGRNNANMSTPADGASPRMQMYVFDGTPELSVTAPAPLAGVYEAGSASYGKQAYDVTGEIQIPETNKDGCTAFPAGTFTGKIALIDRGTCNFVIKSLNAQNGGAIATVIANNAAGSTISMGGNNVDDAKVTTPSLMITLDAANAWKASTEPVSVHFLREPNQDRDGTLDNGIVAHEWGHYISNRLIGNAAGLSNNQGRSMGEGWGDFHAMLMQVRESDRTKAGNSNWQGVYSTAGYVTSGGKNQGYYFGIRRLPYSTDMSKNGYTFKHIANFTTLPTDAGTRTDINSEVHNSGEVWATALWECYASLLNAHPFAEAQNRMKQYLVASYKATPNAPTFTEARDAVLAVALASDPADYQRFVAAFAKRGMGFGAKSPDRDAFDHLSVTESFATGGNLEVTSITLTDNAGGCDQDGILDIGEQGELKITVRNVGGNGLSAFSGTVSSTSTTATVEFPSGGAINVPALSRGASATITVPVNVTAVSGSPARAGIKVAFDSTEIPAAAKTATYDPRVNYDNVPTTSNTETFEGGLTGWTVSQNLSSSGDWTLSGSPANRYAHGGDPGTIAETTITSPWLTVDDAADFVISYNYRHSFEFDSNASYDGAVLEFTVDGIDWIDPWDLYPVVDADPGYVDYIAAGGGNPLEDRAAMAQVSAGFPAFTAASINFGTFFPDLELKNVRFRFRIGGDVAVGGYGLDIDNVKFEGATAVFSGQAEQPASTGACNVPPVANAGPSRVGTAAVAEGTLVSGVLNRATITLNGTGSFDPDAAAGEALTYSWTQTGGATPVSLNGADTATPSFVADVDYTDTLTFQLVVTDASGKASAPKTVDIQINNVNQPPVAAATAPATVNERDTTPVTLDASGSTDADVIHANTLTYAWVQTSPSMPKVTITNATRAKATFLAPEVTADTQLNFTVTVTDSSGAKSTKAVAVTVKNVDRAPVANAGADVEADARSTVTLTGTGTDEDGTAVTYLWEQTGGTTVTLTGADTATASFTAPDVSAPTELTFKLTATSGGQSGSDLVNVTVRKANRHPVGQAPSAVDADEGSNVELDASGITDPDGDVLTYAWAQVGGTNVTLEGTGTANVKFTAPQVQVDTALAFSLTVTDSDGAVAGPYVYTVNVKQVNQAPVAKVRVISGVRGGELVKIDAATSTDPDNETLTYAWAQTGGPSVTLTGANAAEASFTPPAKKTLENYAFTVTVKDAAGATSTAEIKVSVPKADDDGGGCSSTGGSAGGMAPLMALFAAMAFARRRKA, encoded by the coding sequence ATGCGTCTCAGGGAAAAGCTGTTGACCAGCCTGCTGCTGGTGCCCATCGCGGGTACCAGTGCGTGGGCCAAGGAGCGGTCGAACTTCGACGCGTTCCTGGAGCAGCGGGACTCCCGCTCTCTCGCCGTGGATTCGAACACGGCGGTGTCCCGCGGGCTTCGCATCGAGCAGACCGAGCAGCGGCTCGGCGTGCCTACGTTCGCCTGGGCGACGCAGGACGGTGCGCAGTCCAAGTCCGTCATCCGCGCTGGCATGACGGCGGAGAACGCGGCGCGCGCGCACCTGCAGTCCGTGGCGGACAACTACCGCCTGACGCGTGACGACGTCGCGGGCGCCAACCTGCGCTCCATGCACAACACCGGCAAGGGCGCCATCATCGCGACCTTCAGCCAGTCGGTGGGTGGCATCCCCGTCTTCCGCAACGAGATCAAGGTCGTCATGGGCCAGGACCTGCGCCTGGTGGCCGTGAGCGGCTACCTGGCCCCGTCCGAGCTGGCGCTCTCCGCGCGCGGCAAGGCGCGCGCCGGCTACAACCTGGGCGCCGCGGACGCGGTGTCCGGCGCGTTCAAGGACCTGACGGGCTCCGGCACGCAGGCCACGTCGTTCATCAACGTGGGCACGAAGGGTGACTACACCTTCTTCGAGCTGGCCCCCGCCACGAAGTCCGCGCTGCCGCAGGACCTGGCCACCCCGGCCCGCGCCCGGCAGGTGTACTTCATGCTGGCCGGCAACCTGGAGCCGGCCTGGTACGTGGAAGTGAACGCCGGCCCCAAAGCCGCGCGCTCCAGCCAGTACTTCGGCTACGTGGTCTCCGCGGCCACCGGCAAGGTCCTCTTCCGCAACGACCTGACCGCGGACGCGGGCACGGCCTTCACGTACAAGGTCTGGGCGGACACGGCGTCTCCGTTCATCCCGGAGGACGGTCCCCAGGGCAACGACGCGACCCCGCACCCCACGGGCACCAAGGACGGCTACCAGGCCCCGCTGAACCGCCCGGCGAACGACATCACGCTGGCCAACAGCCCCTACAGCAAGAACGACCCCTGGCTGCCGGCCAACGCCACGCAGACCACGGGTAACAACGTGGACGCGTACGCGGACCTGAACGCGCCGGACGGCTTCCAGCCCGGCACGAACGACAAGCGCGCGGAGACGACGAGCGACAACACCTTCTCGTACGTCTACGACACGACCAAGGCCCCGGGCTCCAGCACCGAGCAGATCAAGGCCTCGGTGGTGAACCTGTTCTACGTGAACAACTTCCTGCACGACTGGTTCTACGACGCCGGCTTCGACGAGGCCTCGGCCAACGCCCAGGCGTTCAACTTCGGCCGTGGCGGCGTGGAAGGCGACCCCATCCAGGCCCAGGCGCAGGACTACGGCGGCCGCAACAACGCGAACATGAGCACGCCGGCCGACGGTGCGTCGCCGCGCATGCAGATGTACGTGTTCGACGGCACGCCCGAGCTGTCCGTGACGGCTCCCGCGCCCCTGGCCGGTGTCTACGAGGCCGGCTCCGCCAGCTACGGCAAGCAGGCGTACGACGTGACGGGTGAGATCCAGATCCCGGAGACCAACAAGGACGGCTGCACCGCGTTCCCCGCGGGCACCTTCACCGGGAAGATCGCCCTCATCGACCGCGGGACGTGCAACTTCGTCATCAAGTCGCTCAACGCGCAGAACGGTGGCGCCATCGCCACGGTCATCGCGAACAACGCCGCCGGCAGCACCATCAGCATGGGCGGCAACAACGTGGACGACGCCAAGGTCACCACGCCGTCCCTGATGATCACCCTGGACGCGGCCAACGCGTGGAAGGCGTCCACCGAGCCGGTGTCCGTGCACTTCCTGCGCGAGCCGAACCAGGACCGCGACGGCACGCTCGACAACGGCATCGTCGCGCACGAGTGGGGCCACTACATCAGCAACCGCCTCATCGGTAACGCCGCGGGCCTGAGCAACAACCAGGGCCGCTCGATGGGCGAGGGCTGGGGCGACTTCCACGCCATGCTGATGCAGGTTCGCGAGTCCGACCGGACCAAGGCGGGCAACAGCAACTGGCAGGGCGTCTACAGCACCGCGGGCTACGTCACGAGCGGTGGCAAGAACCAGGGCTACTACTTCGGCATCCGTCGCCTGCCCTACTCGACGGACATGAGCAAGAACGGCTACACGTTCAAGCACATCGCCAATTTCACCACCCTGCCCACGGACGCGGGCACGCGCACGGACATCAACAGCGAGGTCCACAACAGCGGTGAGGTGTGGGCCACCGCGCTGTGGGAGTGCTACGCGAGCCTGCTGAATGCGCACCCGTTCGCGGAAGCGCAGAACCGCATGAAGCAGTACCTCGTCGCGTCCTACAAGGCGACGCCGAACGCGCCGACCTTCACGGAAGCGCGTGACGCGGTGCTGGCCGTGGCGCTCGCGAGCGACCCGGCGGACTACCAGCGCTTCGTGGCGGCCTTCGCCAAGCGCGGCATGGGCTTCGGCGCCAAGTCGCCGGACCGCGACGCGTTCGACCACCTGAGCGTGACGGAGAGCTTCGCCACGGGTGGCAACCTGGAGGTCACCAGCATCACGCTGACCGACAACGCCGGCGGCTGCGACCAGGACGGCATCCTGGACATCGGTGAGCAGGGTGAGCTGAAGATCACCGTGCGCAACGTGGGCGGCAACGGGCTGAGCGCCTTCTCCGGCACCGTCAGCAGCACCAGCACCACGGCGACGGTGGAGTTCCCGAGCGGCGGCGCGATCAACGTCCCCGCCCTGTCGCGTGGGGCTTCCGCCACCATCACCGTGCCCGTCAACGTCACCGCGGTGTCCGGCTCGCCCGCGCGCGCCGGCATCAAGGTCGCCTTCGACTCCACGGAGATCCCGGCGGCGGCGAAGACGGCGACGTACGACCCGCGCGTCAACTACGACAACGTCCCCACCACCAGCAACACGGAGACGTTCGAGGGCGGCCTGACCGGGTGGACGGTGTCGCAGAACCTGTCGTCCTCTGGCGACTGGACGCTGTCCGGCTCTCCGGCCAACCGCTACGCGCACGGCGGTGACCCGGGCACGATCGCGGAGACCACCATCACCAGCCCCTGGCTGACGGTGGATGACGCGGCCGACTTCGTGATCAGCTACAACTACCGCCACTCCTTCGAGTTCGACTCCAACGCCTCCTACGACGGCGCGGTGCTCGAGTTCACGGTCGACGGCATCGACTGGATCGACCCCTGGGATCTGTACCCGGTGGTGGACGCGGATCCGGGCTACGTGGACTACATCGCCGCGGGCGGCGGCAACCCCCTCGAGGATCGCGCCGCGATGGCGCAGGTGAGCGCGGGCTTCCCGGCGTTCACGGCCGCGAGCATCAACTTCGGGACCTTCTTCCCCGACCTGGAGCTCAAGAACGTCCGCTTCCGCTTCCGCATCGGCGGTGACGTGGCCGTCGGCGGGTACGGCCTGGACATCGACAACGTGAAGTTCGAGGGCGCCACGGCGGTGTTCTCGGGCCAGGCGGAGCAGCCGGCCTCCACGGGCGCGTGCAACGTGCCTCCGGTGGCCAACGCGGGTCCGTCGCGCGTGGGCACGGCGGCGGTCGCCGAGGGCACGCTCGTCAGCGGCGTCCTCAACCGCGCCACCATCACCCTGAACGGCACGGGCAGCTTCGACCCGGACGCCGCCGCGGGTGAAGCGCTCACCTACAGCTGGACGCAGACCGGTGGTGCCACGCCTGTCTCCCTGAACGGCGCGGACACCGCGACGCCGAGCTTCGTGGCGGACGTGGACTACACGGACACCCTCACCTTCCAGCTCGTCGTCACCGACGCGTCTGGCAAGGCGAGCGCCCCGAAGACGGTGGACATCCAGATCAACAACGTGAACCAGCCCCCGGTGGCCGCTGCCACCGCGCCGGCGACGGTGAACGAGCGTGACACCACGCCCGTGACCCTGGACGCCTCGGGCTCCACGGACGCGGACGTGATCCACGCGAACACGCTGACGTACGCCTGGGTCCAGACGAGCCCCTCGATGCCCAAGGTGACGATCACCAACGCCACCCGGGCGAAGGCCACGTTCCTGGCTCCGGAAGTGACGGCGGACACGCAGCTGAACTTCACGGTCACCGTGACGGACAGCAGCGGCGCGAAGTCCACCAAGGCCGTCGCCGTGACGGTGAAGAACGTGGACCGCGCTCCGGTGGCCAACGCCGGCGCGGATGTGGAAGCGGATGCCCGCTCCACGGTGACGCTGACCGGCACCGGCACGGATGAGGACGGCACGGCGGTCACCTACCTGTGGGAGCAGACGGGCGGCACCACGGTGACGCTGACGGGTGCGGACACGGCGACGGCGAGCTTCACGGCGCCGGACGTCAGCGCCCCCACCGAGCTCACCTTCAAGCTCACGGCGACCTCCGGCGGCCAGTCTGGTTCCGACCTGGTCAACGTGACGGTGCGCAAGGCCAACCGCCACCCGGTGGGCCAGGCTCCGTCCGCCGTCGACGCGGATGAGGGCAGCAACGTGGAGCTGGACGCTTCCGGCATCACGGATCCGGACGGTGACGTGCTGACCTACGCCTGGGCCCAGGTCGGTGGCACGAACGTGACGCTCGAAGGCACGGGCACGGCGAACGTGAAGTTCACCGCGCCGCAGGTCCAGGTCGATACGGCCCTGGCCTTCAGCCTGACCGTGACGGACTCCGACGGCGCCGTCGCTGGCCCGTACGTCTACACGGTCAACGTGAAGCAGGTGAACCAGGCGCCGGTCGCCAAGGTCCGGGTCATCTCGGGCGTGCGTGGCGGTGAGCTGGTGAAGATCGACGCCGCGACGTCGACGGATCCGGACAACGAGACGCTGACCTACGCCTGGGCCCAGACGGGTGGCCCGTCCGTGACGCTGACCGGCGCCAACGCCGCCGAGGCCAGCTTCACCCCGCCGGCGAAGAAGACGCTGGAGAACTACGCCTTCACCGTGACGGTGAAGGACGCGGCCGGTGCCACCAGCACCGCCGAGATCAAGGTCTCCGTGCCGAAGGCCGACGACGACGGCGGCGGCTGCTCCTCCACGGGCGGCTCCGCTGGCGGCATGGCGCCGCTGATGGCGCTGTTCGCGGCGATGGCGTTCGCTCGCCGTCGCAAGGCGTAA
- a CDS encoding MaoC family dehydratase has translation MARTFQVGDTFTHVRQCDRLRPVYYAGASGDYNPIHIDPEVGRQAGFNGVILQGLCTLGWAVEAVAVFVGDPGLVRRVRVRFSRPVLPEDTVTFQGRVTAVADGRLTTEVTATNQRGEPVLRGAVVETSLG, from the coding sequence ATGGCACGCACGTTCCAGGTGGGAGACACCTTCACGCACGTCCGCCAGTGCGACCGGCTGCGGCCGGTGTATTACGCGGGCGCTTCCGGGGACTACAACCCCATCCACATCGACCCGGAGGTGGGCAGGCAGGCCGGCTTCAACGGCGTCATCCTCCAGGGGCTCTGCACGCTGGGCTGGGCAGTGGAGGCGGTGGCCGTCTTCGTGGGAGACCCGGGGCTGGTGCGCCGGGTGAGGGTGCGCTTCTCCCGGCCGGTGCTGCCGGAGGACACCGTCACCTTCCAGGGCCGCGTCACCGCCGTCGCGGACGGCCGGCTCACCACGGAAGTCACCGCCACCAACCAGCGCGGCGAGCCCGTCCTCCGGGGCGCCGTCGTCGAAACCTCGCTCGGATAG
- a CDS encoding FAS1-like dehydratase domain-containing protein, producing the protein MALDPKFVGRAYGPFTYEIGREKLREFSLILGGSVPSAGTFGEPPAQVSPLLYSQEAAQAGPYGDVIAFPSFAVVFAIRPFSAAIADPELGVDRVRLVHGEQELEFLGVMRPGDVLTTTGEITELYRKAGMDFLVVTTETRNAKGEPVVRGVWTAVIRPG; encoded by the coding sequence ATGGCCCTGGACCCCAAGTTCGTCGGCCGTGCGTACGGCCCCTTCACCTATGAGATTGGCCGGGAGAAGCTGCGCGAGTTCTCCCTCATCCTCGGCGGCTCCGTGCCCTCCGCGGGCACCTTCGGCGAGCCCCCGGCGCAGGTGAGCCCCCTGCTCTACTCGCAGGAGGCGGCCCAGGCGGGCCCGTACGGCGACGTCATCGCCTTCCCCAGCTTCGCGGTGGTGTTCGCCATCCGCCCCTTCAGCGCCGCCATCGCGGATCCGGAGCTGGGCGTGGACCGCGTGCGCCTGGTGCACGGGGAGCAGGAGCTGGAGTTCCTGGGCGTGATGCGCCCTGGGGACGTGCTCACCACCACGGGCGAAATCACGGAGCTGTACCGCAAGGCCGGGATGGACTTCCTCGTCGTCACCACGGAGACGCGCAACGCGAAGGGCGAGCCCGTGGTGCGCGGCGTGTGGACGGCCGTCATCCGCCCCGGGTGA